Proteins co-encoded in one Enterobacter sp. R4-368 genomic window:
- a CDS encoding antiterminator Q family protein: protein MRDIQKVLELWGAWAASDSCNVDFSPIAAGFKGLLPQSSKTRMMCSDNDGLIIEGCMARLMKKRPYDYHLLVGHYVYMVSKRQMAKNRKKSEKQIRIEMLLAEGFIEGCLAILDVKLDCDK from the coding sequence ATGCGTGATATTCAAAAGGTACTGGAACTGTGGGGGGCGTGGGCGGCTAGCGATTCATGCAACGTCGACTTTTCACCAATTGCTGCCGGGTTTAAAGGGCTTCTTCCGCAATCGAGCAAGACGAGAATGATGTGCTCAGATAATGATGGATTGATTATTGAAGGCTGTATGGCTCGTCTTATGAAGAAGCGACCTTACGATTACCACCTGCTGGTCGGGCATTACGTCTATATGGTTTCGAAGCGCCAGATGGCAAAGAACAGGAAGAAGAGCGAAAAGCAGATCCGTATCGAAATGCTGTTAGCAGAAGGATTTATTGAAGGTTGCTTAGCCATATTAGATGTTAAGCTTGACTGTGATAAATAA
- a CDS encoding DUF968 domain-containing protein: MRVLLNPVVVTELGLVMFRPGTSLLPYFRRGRMLLENEPERLAGMPNGELPPAEQPLAEDPALAGVFENEAVLRRAGGINGLESWLESGTGCQWPHESWHDENMTTMRHAPGAIRLCWHCDNILREHSTEQLAAIARANCASYILTTARRELGFDDSHSLTLPEFCWWLARYGLADALPEEAARQVLLMPKPVIKSVTRELDLVPGMPKAREIVEEVAKQVLSLHIDPETPESFMQRPKRRRWENEKYTRWVKAQQCMCCNNPADDPHHLIGHGNGGMGTKAHDLFVIPLCRAHHDALHADTVAFEEKYGSQLVLLFRFLDRALAIGVLA, translated from the coding sequence GTGAGGGTTCTGTTAAACCCCGTCGTGGTAACTGAGCTTGGGCTTGTCATGTTCCGTCCCGGCACCAGCCTACTGCCGTATTTTCGCCGCGGCCGCATGTTGCTTGAGAATGAACCCGAGCGCCTGGCGGGTATGCCGAACGGTGAACTGCCACCAGCAGAGCAGCCGCTGGCGGAAGATCCGGCACTGGCTGGCGTATTCGAAAATGAAGCGGTGTTGCGCCGCGCTGGCGGCATCAACGGCCTGGAAAGCTGGCTTGAATCCGGTACCGGATGCCAGTGGCCACACGAAAGCTGGCACGATGAGAACATGACAACCATGCGCCACGCGCCGGGTGCGATCCGGCTGTGCTGGCACTGCGACAACATCCTTCGCGAGCACAGCACAGAGCAACTGGCAGCCATAGCAAGGGCGAACTGCGCCTCATACATCCTCACGACCGCACGCCGTGAGCTTGGCTTCGACGACTCCCATTCACTGACGCTGCCGGAATTCTGCTGGTGGCTGGCGCGTTACGGCCTCGCCGACGCGCTGCCGGAGGAGGCCGCACGGCAGGTTCTGCTTATGCCTAAGCCGGTCATTAAATCGGTAACGCGCGAGCTTGATCTGGTGCCCGGCATGCCGAAGGCGCGGGAAATTGTTGAGGAAGTGGCAAAGCAGGTGCTGTCGCTGCACATCGATCCGGAGACGCCTGAATCCTTCATGCAGCGCCCGAAGCGCCGCCGCTGGGAAAACGAGAAGTACACCCGCTGGGTTAAAGCGCAGCAATGTATGTGCTGCAACAACCCGGCAGACGATCCCCACCACCTTATCGGCCACGGTAATGGTGGAATGGGTACCAAGGCGCACGACCTGTTTGTGATCCCGCTTTGCAGAGCGCATCACGACGCGTTGCACGCTGACACCGTGGCATTTGAAGAAAAATATGGCAGCCAGCTTGTGCTGCTGTTTCGTTTTTTAGATCGCGCGCTGGCCATCGGCGTGCTGGCGTAA
- a CDS encoding phage antirepressor KilAC domain-containing protein has translation MNATQLCSQHHSLLAGQVLTMSSQDIADLVESRHDHVKRSIERLAERGVIQLPPLGEVRNHLGQSVAVYQIGKRDSYIVVAQLSPEFTARLVDRWQELESQQAMQVPKSLPEALRLAADLAEQQQQLKQELAAAAPKVEFVDRYCSAKGSMSFRQVAKLLNAKEPEFRCFLLDNDILYRLGGTLTPRHRHIALGRFEVKTGTSTENNHAFSQARFTAKGVQWIGGLWAAHIAKEGAE, from the coding sequence ATGAACGCAACACAGCTTTGTTCACAACATCATTCATTGCTGGCCGGGCAGGTACTAACGATGAGCAGCCAGGACATTGCTGATCTGGTTGAATCTCGTCACGACCACGTTAAGCGCTCCATCGAGAGACTGGCAGAGCGCGGGGTTATCCAACTTCCTCCATTGGGGGAAGTTAGAAACCACCTCGGGCAGTCGGTGGCGGTTTACCAGATTGGCAAGCGCGACAGCTATATCGTCGTAGCTCAGCTTTCGCCTGAATTTACGGCGCGCCTTGTCGACCGCTGGCAGGAACTGGAAAGCCAGCAGGCAATGCAGGTGCCGAAGTCATTACCTGAAGCGCTGCGCCTCGCTGCTGACCTTGCAGAGCAGCAACAACAACTTAAGCAAGAACTTGCCGCCGCTGCGCCAAAGGTTGAGTTTGTCGACCGTTATTGCTCCGCGAAAGGCTCAATGTCATTCCGACAGGTGGCGAAGCTGCTTAACGCCAAAGAGCCCGAGTTTCGTTGCTTCCTGCTGGATAACGACATTCTGTATCGCCTTGGCGGCACGCTGACGCCGCGTCATCGTCATATCGCTCTTGGCCGGTTCGAAGTGAAAACCGGTACCAGCACCGAAAACAATCATGCATTCAGCCAGGCACGATTTACGGCAAAAGGTGTGCAGTGGATTGGCGGTCTGTGGGCTGCACATATCGCGAAGGAGGGCGCAGAGTGA
- a CDS encoding RusA family crossover junction endodeoxyribonuclease, which produces MKLKLPFPPSVNTYWRAPNKGPLKGRHLISEAGRKYQSEACAAIIEQLRRLPKPSSEPASVEVILYPPDVRRRDIDNYNKALFDALTHAGVWEDDSQVKRLLVEWGPVVKGGRVEITIIRFEPTAVAAA; this is translated from the coding sequence ATGAAGCTGAAATTACCTTTCCCGCCCAGCGTGAACACCTACTGGCGCGCCCCGAATAAGGGACCATTGAAAGGCCGCCATCTTATCAGCGAAGCCGGGCGCAAGTACCAGAGCGAGGCCTGCGCAGCAATTATTGAGCAGTTGCGCCGTCTGCCAAAGCCATCCAGCGAACCTGCCTCGGTGGAAGTCATTCTCTACCCGCCGGATGTGCGCCGCCGCGACATCGACAACTACAACAAGGCGCTGTTTGACGCGCTGACGCATGCCGGAGTGTGGGAGGACGACAGCCAGGTTAAACGCCTGCTGGTGGAGTGGGGGCCGGTAGTGAAGGGCGGCAGGGTGGAGATCACGATCATCAGGTTTGAACCAACAGCGGTTGCAGCCGCTTAA
- a CDS encoding LexA family transcriptional regulator, which yields MEERKPLTDRQQQVLNALVDFHNMHGYPPTYTELAALIGVSSGNAAFEHLRALVKKGYITIASGTARGIKVIGVNDTLALDEAEEVIRALLEGEESSADLAQEWLKRRGSAA from the coding sequence GTGGAAGAACGTAAACCACTGACTGACCGACAGCAACAGGTGCTTAATGCGCTGGTGGATTTTCACAACATGCACGGCTACCCGCCGACCTATACCGAGCTTGCGGCGCTGATCGGCGTCTCGTCGGGCAACGCTGCTTTTGAACACCTTCGCGCCCTGGTGAAAAAAGGCTACATCACGATCGCCAGCGGCACCGCGCGAGGCATCAAAGTGATTGGCGTAAACGACACACTGGCCCTCGATGAGGCCGAAGAAGTGATCCGCGCGCTCCTGGAGGGCGAGGAAAGCTCGGCTGATCTGGCTCAGGAATGGCTGAAACGCAGAGGGTCCGCGGCATGA
- a CDS encoding Dam family site-specific DNA-(adenine-N6)-methyltransferase, whose protein sequence is MRYGSVCSGIEAATVAWGPLGWKAAWFAEIEKFPAAVLATRWPEVANLGDMTKIAAAVRAGTVEAPDILVGGTPCQAFSIAGLRNGLDDARGQLTLSYVELADAIDDKRRDRGEEETVIVWENVPGVLSDKDNAFGHLLAGLAGEDEAIEPGERPSTGKSNGFWNWNKKTRQHVATWPQRGCIYGPQRALAWIVRDAQYFGVAQRRKRVFIVASARSGFDPAKVLFEFEGVRRDTPPRREPQSAVAALTARGVGTCGADDNQAQAGHLQPVVGTISANSFTGVAGGRPEGAAAGHFIPFAQCANGDVSHTLKSEGFDGSEDGTGRGVPVVAFGGGNTSGNIDVAACLTAKGQRSDFDVETFAVHGTQDPDVNSELAHTLGRNHGQENACIAFSYKDHGADATVDLSPTIRAGNHDTSHANSGQPPAVVNALSVRRLTPRECERLQGFPDDHTLIAWRGKDVADCPDGPRYKAIGNSMAVPVMRWIGERIAAALPVVEPAPRTWQRPFLKWAGGKYSLLPELDCLIPAGKRLIEPFVGGGSVFINSDKHESFLLADVNADLINLYQMLTVVPELVTEWARGFFEKLNDEDSYIACREEFNNQSMSGPERAAAFLYINRHCFNGLIRYNREGRFNVGYGKYRAPYFPATEINAFVSMSRRCVFMNAGYIRTLALAGEGDVVYCDPPYEPMPGTAGFTNYAAGGFTWDDQRELARCCVAAHQRGARVVISNSTAPRIIELYKGHGFDLHHVSARRAISSKGSTRETATDIVAIL, encoded by the coding sequence ATGAGATACGGATCAGTTTGCAGTGGCATTGAAGCCGCCACCGTAGCGTGGGGACCATTGGGCTGGAAAGCGGCGTGGTTCGCCGAGATAGAAAAATTCCCGGCTGCAGTGCTGGCGACGCGCTGGCCTGAAGTTGCCAACCTTGGCGACATGACCAAAATCGCTGCGGCCGTTCGCGCCGGAACAGTTGAAGCACCTGACATTCTTGTTGGCGGAACGCCATGCCAGGCGTTCAGCATTGCTGGTTTACGCAACGGGCTCGACGACGCGCGCGGGCAATTAACCCTTTCATATGTGGAATTAGCAGATGCCATCGACGACAAGCGCCGCGACCGCGGTGAAGAAGAAACAGTCATCGTCTGGGAAAACGTTCCGGGCGTCCTCTCGGACAAAGACAACGCGTTCGGGCACCTCCTTGCCGGGCTGGCTGGTGAAGATGAAGCAATCGAACCTGGTGAACGACCTTCAACAGGAAAAAGCAACGGATTCTGGAACTGGAACAAAAAGACCCGTCAGCACGTTGCGACATGGCCACAGCGTGGTTGTATTTATGGACCACAGCGCGCGCTGGCCTGGATTGTCAGAGATGCCCAATACTTCGGAGTGGCCCAACGACGCAAGCGTGTGTTCATTGTCGCAAGTGCTCGAAGTGGATTCGATCCCGCAAAAGTACTTTTTGAGTTCGAAGGCGTGCGCCGGGATACTCCGCCGCGCAGAGAACCGCAATCGGCAGTTGCCGCCCTTACTGCGCGAGGCGTTGGAACGTGTGGCGCAGATGACAACCAGGCACAAGCCGGACATCTGCAACCAGTAGTAGGAACGATATCAGCCAATTCTTTTACCGGTGTCGCTGGTGGCAGACCTGAAGGGGCTGCTGCCGGGCATTTCATACCCTTCGCCCAGTGCGCTAATGGTGATGTCAGCCACACCCTGAAAAGTGAAGGCTTTGATGGTAGCGAAGATGGTACCGGCCGTGGTGTTCCTGTGGTTGCATTTGGCGGCGGTAACACCAGCGGAAATATTGACGTTGCCGCTTGCTTAACCGCTAAAGGGCAGCGCAGCGATTTTGATGTTGAAACCTTCGCGGTTCATGGCACACAGGATCCTGATGTTAATAGCGAACTGGCTCATACATTAGGGCGCAATCATGGGCAGGAAAATGCCTGCATCGCCTTCAGCTATAAGGATCATGGCGCTGATGCCACAGTTGATTTATCGCCAACCATCCGCGCCGGCAACCACGACACAAGCCACGCTAACAGCGGCCAGCCTCCGGCAGTCGTAAATGCGTTATCTGTTCGCCGGCTGACACCGCGCGAATGTGAACGCCTACAGGGATTCCCTGACGATCACACTCTGATTGCGTGGCGCGGCAAAGATGTTGCCGATTGCCCGGATGGCCCACGTTACAAAGCGATCGGCAACAGCATGGCTGTACCGGTCATGCGCTGGATTGGCGAACGCATTGCTGCAGCTTTGCCGGTTGTTGAACCAGCACCGCGCACATGGCAGCGCCCGTTCCTCAAATGGGCTGGTGGCAAGTATTCATTGCTCCCGGAACTGGATTGCCTCATCCCGGCAGGTAAACGCCTTATTGAGCCATTTGTGGGCGGCGGTTCGGTGTTCATCAACTCCGATAAGCATGAAAGTTTCCTGCTGGCGGACGTAAACGCTGATCTGATCAACCTGTACCAGATGCTGACAGTGGTTCCCGAGCTGGTAACCGAGTGGGCCAGGGGATTCTTTGAAAAGCTGAACGATGAAGACAGCTATATCGCCTGTCGCGAAGAGTTCAACAACCAGAGCATGTCCGGACCTGAGCGCGCCGCCGCCTTCCTGTACATCAACCGCCACTGCTTCAATGGCCTGATCCGCTACAACCGCGAAGGGCGTTTCAATGTCGGCTATGGCAAATACCGCGCACCGTATTTCCCCGCCACCGAGATAAACGCCTTTGTATCTATGTCGCGCCGCTGCGTGTTCATGAATGCCGGTTACATCCGCACGCTGGCACTGGCAGGTGAGGGTGATGTCGTTTACTGCGATCCGCCATACGAACCTATGCCCGGTACCGCCGGTTTTACCAACTATGCCGCTGGTGGGTTTACGTGGGACGACCAGCGGGAGTTAGCGCGCTGCTGTGTTGCTGCGCATCAGCGTGGTGCCAGAGTGGTGATCAGCAATTCCACCGCGCCTCGCATCATCGAGCTTTACAAGGGGCATGGCTTCGACCTGCACCACGTCAGCGCCCGCCGCGCCATATCGAGCAAAGGCAGCACGCGCGAAACCGCAACCGACATCGTGGCTATTCTCTGA
- a CDS encoding conserved phage C-terminal domain-containing protein yields the protein MSTKLTGYVWDACAASGMKLSSVAIMARLADFSNDEGVCWPSIETIARQLGAGVSTVRTAIGKLEDEGWLSRKQRRNGNRNASNVYQLNVAKLQAAAFSHLSDSDPSKSDASKSDASKSDPSKFDASKSSKTGSFHPPESGGDPSVNSKQDPSDKKPSCPVAAQPDDAMVITDQAKQVLTYLNQKTGSRYQVSKSSLDNIRARLGDGFTVAELELVVDYTTAKWGQDLRMAEYLRPTTLFLPSKFPGYLQAANKWVEAGRPERRNGEWVNSSATRASFQNVDYSLPENAGFRS from the coding sequence ATGAGCACTAAATTAACCGGTTACGTCTGGGACGCCTGTGCCGCTTCTGGCATGAAGTTGTCCAGCGTGGCGATCATGGCGCGCCTGGCTGACTTCAGTAACGACGAGGGCGTGTGCTGGCCGTCCATCGAGACGATTGCCCGCCAGCTTGGCGCAGGCGTTAGCACTGTGCGCACCGCCATTGGCAAGCTGGAGGATGAAGGGTGGCTGTCACGCAAACAGCGCCGCAACGGCAACCGCAATGCATCTAACGTCTATCAACTCAACGTGGCAAAACTCCAGGCTGCTGCTTTTTCTCACCTGTCAGATTCTGACCCATCAAAATCTGACGCATCAAAATCTGATGCATCAAAATCTGACCCGTCAAAATTCGACGCGTCGAAATCGAGCAAAACCGGCAGTTTTCACCCCCCAGAATCTGGCGGGGATCCGTCAGTAAATTCAAAACAAGATCCATCAGATAAAAAACCTTCTTGTCCGGTTGCTGCGCAACCCGACGATGCGATGGTGATCACCGATCAGGCTAAACAGGTTCTGACGTACCTCAACCAGAAGACCGGATCACGGTATCAGGTCAGTAAATCCTCGCTGGATAACATCCGCGCCCGCCTTGGTGACGGTTTCACCGTTGCTGAACTTGAACTTGTTGTGGACTACACGACCGCAAAATGGGGGCAGGATCTGCGCATGGCTGAATACCTGCGCCCGACAACGCTTTTCCTGCCGTCAAAATTCCCTGGTTACCTTCAGGCCGCGAACAAGTGGGTTGAGGCAGGGCGCCCGGAACGCCGTAACGGCGAATGGGTGAACAGTTCAGCAACGCGCGCCAGTTTTCAGAATGTGGATTATTCGCTGCCGGAGAACGCGGGGTTCCGGTCATGA
- a CDS encoding DUF4222 domain-containing protein, which yields MRELNRRFRDQYGVPVRVIRWEPETQRVIYLRQGYEHECFSPLEQFQRKFREIKDDHEH from the coding sequence ATGCGCGAACTCAACCGCAGATTCAGAGACCAGTACGGCGTCCCTGTGCGTGTCATCCGCTGGGAGCCAGAAACGCAGCGCGTTATCTACCTGCGGCAAGGTTACGAGCACGAGTGCTTCAGCCCGCTTGAGCAGTTCCAGCGTAAATTCAGAGAAATAAAGGACGACCATGAGCACTAA
- a CDS encoding YmfL family putative regulatory protein has product MGNEHWKVEKQPAWLVAAIRKTIAALPGGYAEAAEILDVTTDALFNRLRDGGDQVFPMGWAMVLQQASDTKHIADAVSRQSNSVNVPLVAVDDIDNADINQRLMESIEWIGKHSTYLRKATADGVIDQAEREQIEENSYQVMAKWQEHLTLLFRVFCAPEKVDAGELQLPASRRVDRSGDTNA; this is encoded by the coding sequence GTGGGTAATGAACACTGGAAAGTAGAAAAGCAACCGGCGTGGCTGGTGGCTGCAATACGCAAGACTATCGCGGCTTTGCCCGGCGGCTATGCGGAAGCCGCTGAAATCCTCGATGTAACTACTGATGCGCTTTTTAATCGCCTGCGTGACGGCGGCGATCAGGTGTTCCCGATGGGCTGGGCAATGGTTCTTCAGCAGGCAAGCGACACGAAGCATATCGCTGATGCCGTATCGCGCCAGTCCAACAGTGTGAACGTGCCACTGGTGGCAGTGGATGACATCGACAATGCCGACATCAACCAGCGCTTGATGGAATCAATCGAGTGGATCGGCAAGCACTCAACCTATCTCAGAAAGGCAACTGCTGACGGGGTTATTGACCAGGCGGAACGCGAACAAATCGAAGAGAACAGCTATCAGGTAATGGCGAAGTGGCAGGAGCATTTAACGCTGCTGTTTCGTGTTTTCTGCGCGCCAGAAAAAGTTGACGCCGGCGAGTTGCAGCTCCCGGCGTCGCGGCGTGTCGATCGTAGTGGAGATACCAACGCATGA
- a CDS encoding Cro/CI family transcriptional regulator encodes MRKSDVVNHFGGISKTASALGISHPAVCRWGNVIPEKQAFVIERITDGALKYDAKMYQKPNESAVKA; translated from the coding sequence ATGCGCAAAAGCGATGTTGTAAATCATTTCGGTGGCATTTCTAAAACTGCCAGCGCTCTTGGAATCTCTCACCCTGCAGTGTGCCGATGGGGGAATGTCATTCCTGAAAAGCAAGCTTTTGTAATCGAGCGCATTACCGATGGCGCTTTGAAATACGACGCAAAGATGTACCAAAAGCCTAACGAAAGCGCTGTTAAAGCGTAA